One region of Manis pentadactyla isolate mManPen7 chromosome 9, mManPen7.hap1, whole genome shotgun sequence genomic DNA includes:
- the FBXO28 gene encoding F-box only protein 28 isoform X1, whose translation MAAVAAEGRMAEEGGGGHSDGGSSSSVDSTQRLPLQPPPQAPQPGSQAPPTPALAPDQLPQNNTLVALPIVAIENILSFMSYDEISQLRLVCKRMDLVCQRMLNQGFLKVERYHNLCQKQVKAQLPRRESERRNHSLARHADILAAVETRLSLLNMTFMKYVDSNLCCFIPGKVIDEIYRVLRYVNSTRAPQRAHEVLQELRDISSMAMEYFDEKIVPVLKRKLPGSDVSGRLMGSPPVPGPSAALTTMQLFSKQNPSRQEVTKLQQQVKTNGAGVTVLRREISELRTKVQEQQKQLQDQDQKLLEQTQIIGEQNARLAELERKLREVMESAVGNSSGSGQNEESPRKRKKAAEAIDSLRKSKRLRDRK comes from the exons atggcggcggtggcggcggagGGGCGTATGGCTGAGGAAGGAGGCGGCGGCCACAGCGATGGCGGCTCCTCTTCGTCAGTGGACTCTACCCAGAGGCTGCCTCTTCAGCCCCCACCGCAGGCCCCGCAGCCGGGCTCCCAAGCGCCCCCCACCCCGGCGCTGGCTCCGGACCAGCTGCCGCAAAACAACACGCTGGTGGCGCTGCCCATCGTAGCCATCGAGAATATCCTCAGCTTTATGTCTTACGACGAAATTAGCCAGCTCCGCCTG GTTTGTAAAAGAATGGATTTGGTCTGCCAGAGAATGTTGAATCAGGGATTTCTTAAAGTGGAGAGATACCATAATTTATGTCAGAAACAAGTTAAAGCACAACTCCCAAG gaGAGAGTCAGAAAGGAGAAACCATTCATTAGCTCGTCATGCAGACATTCTCGCTGCTGTTGAAACAAGGCTGTCACTGTTAAACATGACTTTTATGAAGTATGTGGATTCCAATCTCTGTTGCTTCATCCCAGGAAAG GTAATTGATGAGATTTATCGTGTGTTGAGATATGTCAATTCTACCAGAGCCCCTCAACGAGCTCATGAAGTACTTCAAGAGTTAAGGGATATTTCCTCTATGGCAATGGAGTACTTTGATGAAAAGATTGTTCCAGTTCTGAAGAGGAAGTTACCAGGATCAGATGTATCTGGAAGACTCATGGGCTCTCCTCCAG TTCCAGGACCTTCTGCAGCTCTAACAACAATGCAGCTCTTCTCCAAGCAGAACCCTTCAAGACAAGAGGTTACCAAACTCCAGCAGCAGGTTAAGACAAATGGTGCTGGTGTGACTGTTCTCAGGCGTGAAATTTCTGAGCTTCGCACCAAAGTGCAAGAACAGCAGAAGCAGCTTCAAGACCAGGACCAGAAACTGCTAGAGCAGACCCAGATCATAGGTGAGCAGAATGCACGCTTGGCAGAGCTGGAACGCAAACTACGAGAAGTAATGGAAAGCGCAGTAGGAAACTCCTCAGGGTCTGGGCAGAATGAAGAGTCTCCTCGGAAGCGGAAAAAGGCAGCAGAAGCCATAGACTCTCTTAGGAAATCTAAACGTCTCCGGGACAGAAAGTAA
- the FBXO28 gene encoding F-box only protein 28 isoform X2 — MAAVAAEGRMAEEGGGGHSDGGSSSSVDSTQRLPLQPPPQAPQPGSQAPPTPALAPDQLPQNNTLVALPIVAIENILSFMSYDEISQLRLVCKRMDLVCQRMLNQGFLKVERYHNLCQKQVKAQLPRRESERRNHSLARHADILAAVETRLSLLNMTFMKYVDSNLCCFIPGKSRIHFRVTRGFPDLQCRVVPCAFAVVFPHPFPFVVFLDLYVFGEHRSLRTIL; from the exons atggcggcggtggcggcggagGGGCGTATGGCTGAGGAAGGAGGCGGCGGCCACAGCGATGGCGGCTCCTCTTCGTCAGTGGACTCTACCCAGAGGCTGCCTCTTCAGCCCCCACCGCAGGCCCCGCAGCCGGGCTCCCAAGCGCCCCCCACCCCGGCGCTGGCTCCGGACCAGCTGCCGCAAAACAACACGCTGGTGGCGCTGCCCATCGTAGCCATCGAGAATATCCTCAGCTTTATGTCTTACGACGAAATTAGCCAGCTCCGCCTG GTTTGTAAAAGAATGGATTTGGTCTGCCAGAGAATGTTGAATCAGGGATTTCTTAAAGTGGAGAGATACCATAATTTATGTCAGAAACAAGTTAAAGCACAACTCCCAAG gaGAGAGTCAGAAAGGAGAAACCATTCATTAGCTCGTCATGCAGACATTCTCGCTGCTGTTGAAACAAGGCTGTCACTGTTAAACATGACTTTTATGAAGTATGTGGATTCCAATCTCTGTTGCTTCATCCCAGGAAAG TCCAGAATCCATTTCAGGGTCACACGTGGATTCCCTGATCTTCAGTGCAGAGTGGTTCCCTGTGCTTTTGCTGTGGTTTttccccatcccttcccttttgTTGTGTTTCTTGATCTTTATGTTTTTGGAGAGCATAGATCATTAAGGACTATCCTTTGA